The DNA segment gagagaggtgggGTGGCTTGCTGCCTTAGTAGCCCCACCCCTCCATGCTTATACAGACTCAGGGAGCCGGTGCCACTGGCTGTCAATGCTCCCCCACCCACAGCAGGTGCCTCTCACCTCTCACCGTGGGGGCATTTCTCCCCTGAGGCTTGTCATTCTAAGATGCCCTAGTCAGTCTTAGCTGGCCTGGAAATGTTACATTCAAATATCACTGGTAGGTCCTGTTAGTTACACGATCATGACatgacagtgagaaaaaaaaaaaagaaaagaaagtggcgTGTGTCCTGTGGGTAGGTGCATGTCAGACATGTCCCCAGAACACATATGCTGGGAGGAGGTGAAAGAGTGTGGCAATCAGACCTCACGAGTTGTCCCATTCAACAAGGGCTGCTTACTATCTACAGCATTAGAGCTCTGCCTTTGGCCAGAGCCTGGGGCCGTGCTCCCTGCTACCTGatgtcacctacaccacaccagACTGTGTGTTGATGTGACTGAGTGTTCCCTGAGAGCACCCTTGTGTCATTGCATGTGTTGTGGGGAACAGGACAGAATGCATCCTGCCCGTTACACAAAACTGTCCCACTTCCTGATGCCATTTCTAACATTTCACAGAAACCTCCTGGCACATTTGGTCACCTGCCACATAACAGGAGGATTGATTTCCTCCTTCCTCAAAGTGGAGAATCTAGGAAGCCTATGGGAAGCTCAGCCAGTCACCTGGCACTGCAGAAGGGAAAACTGAGACCTGGGTGTGGGTGCAGGCTCCCCAGGTGGTCCAGGATGCCTGGGAGAAGGGAAGTAAAATAACATGGAtacctccctccatcccccacgggcaccccctctcctccagcccgcccccccagccctgctgcctggTTCCTCAGGCTGGAGGCAGAGCCAAATCCTTCCTGGTCTCCTATGCAAGGGGCGCCTGCTTTGAGCCCCAGCCCACTCCATCCAGCCCCACTCGCCCCTGTGTTCAGAGAAGCAATCGATCAGGCGCCCGAGGCCGCTATTGTCCCTGAGGCTGGGGCGGCTGCATCCCCTCACCAGAACGGCCaggaaaagacccccccccaacccaagCCAGGCCACTACAGTGAAAGTGGGGGCTCTCCTGCACCCCCACACACCCGGTAGAAGGGGtccttcaccccaccccaccccaccccccgctggCTGGGGGCAGGTGTGGACCCAGCTGTTGtcagctgggagggaggaggggggtgaGCATCAGTGAGAGTGAGAGACTGAGACAGGGGAAGAGGGATAGAAAGAGAGCGcgacagagaggagagagaagaaggagataTGGACGAAAACGAAGATCGAGCCAAAAATAGATGCCAGTTCTCCCCGACAGAGAGAGAAGTAGAAACGAGAGAAACACACAACGGACAAGAGAGGCCGGAGGGGTGCGCGCACCCGAGCCAAGAGCAAACGCGCGCGGGGCTGGCGGCCCGCTGGGGTGTGAAGGCCTCCTGGCCGCGCGGGCCGAGGGTCCCCCgggccgcccctcccccgcccgttCTCGGGTGACCTTTGCCAGAGGccggagagggggagggggctaTCGATCGCGGAGGCCCAGCTACAAAGAAACGCGCGCTAGGGCCGGGGGCTGCGCGCGGGCCCTGCCCTGGCCGCCAAGGCTCTGGAGCCCGGTGCATGGTCCCAGCGTTCTGCCCCAGGGGCTGAGGGCGCAGCGAGGGGCTGTTCGCGAGGAGGGGAGTGGCACCCGGAGCTGAAAGCGGCAGCGTGTCTGgggcacaccccccccccccgcaacacacacacgcacaatgAGCGACCTTGCTGGCGTCTTGGGGATCCTCCAGGAGTCTAAAAGGATCCAGGAACCCCATTCTGGTTCCCAGAGGGGCTGGGCGGGGGTCTATGGGAGGGACGGCGGCACAatccttttctcccttttggcGACGGTACAGATAGGCAGGGGTGCTGATCAAGCTCTAGCCTCCAGCAAGGGGGTCCCAAGCCAGTGGCGGAGTACAAGGTTGCCGAATGGGTAGGGAGGCGGGGCGCTCCGCTGCCTCACTGTTTGGTGCTGGGGAGCCCCGAGCCAGAACCCTAGGGTGAAGCGGTGTGCGCCGCGCTCCTACCTGCGAGGCGCAGCGCCGACATGCGCTGGAACTCGGGCTCCTGCAGCCACTTCCACATCCTGCGAAAGGTCTCGCGGCCGGACTTGAGCTTGCTCCAGGGCTTGGGGTTGCGCAGCAGGTCGGAGAGCGTGCCCTGCGAACGGCACAAGATTCGCTGCGCGAAGATGGCCTGCGGGATGCTGTAGCGCTTCAGCTCCGCCGTGATGCGCTGCGCCACCTCCTTGGTGTTGATCTCCTCGGCTGCTGCGCCTGCCCCGGGGCCGCCTCCTCCAGCGCCCGGGCCGCCGCTGCCCGCGTGCGGCCCGTGCGCCCCGGCCGCCGCCAGCCCGCCCAGCGGCGCCAGCAGCCCAGCTGTGCTCCCGCCGCCcgcgctgctgccgccgccgccgccgccgccgcctccgggcAGCCCGCGGGCCAGCGCGTCCTCCGCGCGGCCCAGCAGCGCGGCGTGAGGCTCGAAGGCGGCGGGCGGCAGCAGCTTGTCCCCAGCCAGGTGGCCCGGCGCTCCATAGGCGGCCagaggcggcggtggcggcggcggcggcggctgcggggCGCCGTGCAGAGCGGGCGGCAGCGCGTTGGGCAGCGGCGACAGCGGCGACCCCATGGCGGGCAGCTCCTTGCCGTAGGGCCCGTAGAGGTGGCCCACGGATGCGAGCGCCGCGCGCTCGTCGCGCATAAGGGTGAAGCTGCCGCTCACGCTGGCCGCCAGGCGctgcggcgggggcggcgggggcggcgcggCCGCAGGGTGCGGGTGCGCGTGGGGGTGGCCGCCGTGCGCTCCGGCTACTGCCGCGGCCGCCGCGTGCTGGTGGAACTTGTCAGCCACGGCCGCGAGCGGGGGCAGGTGCTGCAGGGGCGTGAGCGTCGTGTAGGTGCTGCCCAGGCCCGGCGCCTCGCAGGCCATGCCCATGGCTGGGTGCAGAGGACCCGCCAGCTCCCCACGGAAGTCGGCACCTCCACCCGCGCCGCTCGAGCCGCCTGCGCCCCCagcgcccccgccgccgccgctacCGCCGTCCAGCAGGCTCGCCATGCCGGCCACGAGGCCGGGGCGCCCGGGCGCCACCAGGCCGCGGTGCTGCGCCGCTGCCGAGCGCGCGTGGCTCGGGCTCAGCAGCTCGCCCGCCTGCGCGTGGGCCACGCCGTGCAGGCCCCCCAGGCTCTCCAGGCTCAGCTCCATGTTCGGCCGCCGCGCGCGGGCCACTCGCCGGCTcggccgcccgcccgccgcgCGCGCTCCTCGGCGCCTGCCCGGCGCGCTCAAGGCCGCCGCATGGCCCCCGCCCGCTCCCCGGTGGCTGCGCGCGAGGCTGCCCGGCTGCGCAGCGCACGGCCCGGCCCGGCTGCGAACGCGGCCACCAGGATGTGGCGGGGGAGCGGCCGCCAGCGCCCGGGCCCGGGTCTGACGTCAGCGCCCCCGCCCACCGGCTCCCCTCGCCGCCGCCTCCCGCCGCCTCGCTCTCCGCCCGCCCCGGCCCCCTCGAGCGCCAGGCAGGTGGAGTGGGCCAGAACCTGGGCTTCTGGGGTCCCTTGACTCTGCGACAGCCGTGTTCCCCACCCCCCGCACCGGTAGTACCCCAGGACAAGGGAAGGGGGTCGAGGACAGACTCCAccgaggtggggctggggacctTCACGCTGTCTTTCCCCAAGATGTCGAAGGTTACTTTCCTGCCTGGTACCTGTCAGTCCATCTTTAGGGAGAGAGCAGGAGTGTGGCTGGGTGGAGGACTGTGATCCACTTGCTCCCTCCACGCAGACCGCCAGGAGGTGGGCTCTCTGCCTGCTCACCCCCTTCTATGGGAACACAGGTGGGGAGTCATAGCacccccccagacacacacacaaaggcctGTGTGCGAGGAATGGTGCTGAGAGGAGGATCCTCAGGCTGGGTCACAGCCTGTCCCCCAAGTGTCTGGATCTGCTCCCCTGGGTGGCAcctgggccttagtttccccagCTGTACAATGGATCAGCTGGCTTCAGGGGTGCCAAAGTCACTTCCCAATTCCAGGTCCTTCTAGTTCCCTCCATCTCCAGCGTGGGAGCAGCTCCGACAACTCTTAAAGACCCCCTCGCGCCCTTCAGCTCAGACAGGCCAAAGATGCACCTTCCCTGCTTCCCCCCAAGCTGCTTCTTCCCCCCACTCCCTCTCTAGGGTTTCTCTTTTGAGTGGGGAGAGTGAGGGCGCTCCTTTTCCTCACCATCTAGAGACAGAGACAGGTAAAGCCCAGGCCCCCCTGGCACCTGGGATAAATGAGGGGGCCTCCCACACTCAGAAGACCCCCCCCCAGGTGACCCCTCTAGTGGAGTAAGATGCAGGTCAGGAAGGGGAGTCCAGAGTGGCCAGGTCAGCCCCCAAAGGGTGCCCCCATCTGAAGGCCAGAGCGTGGGGTGAGGAGGATTCCAAGATCAACCCACTCATTCTCTATTACACCTGCCCCAGGGGGTAATTTTCCCTTATCCAGAAGGGTGACCGCTGGGGTCCcccaggcacccccaccccatgggGACAACCAGGGCTCTAAACTGGTGACAGAGGGGAAGGCctgatctaggagttcccccCTCACACAAACCATTGAGCAGCACCCCCACCACCTTCAAGGGGatttccccacacacacactcaaggtGGCTGCACCTTGGAGATTTGCTTCTCTGAACTGGCACTAGGTTTGGCCCTCCTGCCTGCTGCACTGAGAGTATGAGGCACCTCTGTGTCCACCCGAAAGCAGGAGAAGGGGATGGGCTGTCTCCTGGATGATTCAACCCACAGCATGGGGGGATCAGACTAGAATAGCCCCATCCAGATCCACTTCCTGGAGGGTGGGCCAAGGCTAAAAGGGACCCCTCTCAGTGCCTTGGGCTTAGACCTCAGCATTTAGTAGCTGCCTACTGTTTACTAGGCACACAGTCTCTTCTCACACAGCCCCAAGGGGCAGTTGCATCGCCATGTCATTCTGCATCTGCCTCAGACCCGAAGTAGAGAGTGATGGTGGCCTTTCTCATGTTCTGCCCAAGAGCACACCCTGCCCCCAGGTCTGGGTCCATAGACTTCTCAATTCAGGATTTATCTGTAATTTCTGGTTATACATCAGTACACCCATCTTCCAGGTAGGAAAACAGAAGGGGCAGAGAGGGGCAGGCCGCACAACTGAATATCCCTCTCCCCAGGCAGATTCCAAGTCTGGGAGGGGGTTCTGGCTGTGCGGGGCTCCAGCCCACCCCGTCCCATTCTCCAACAATCacagataattaaaaataatcgTGGGATCTAAAAATCAATCAGCCTTCATAAAATGATTGCATCCCAGGCCCCAGGAGCGCAggtcaggtgggggctgggaggtctCCCTGGGCAGGAAGGCAAAGTTGGAAGGAAGTACCCCCAAATGTCCACCAAGCTTCcttgagggggtggggtgggatctGCATGCAGCCTTTCACCTCCGTCTTTACGTATTTCCTCCAGCTtgattatcattttcatttttataacaagCGTGTGTGGTTTTTCTAACGGAGAAATCGtccattttgaaagaaaagaggcagacCGCAGCTTTGAGAGGAAGgggcccctcccctctgctgcctCAGGACACTCTAAGCACCTCACTGGGCAGGGGCTGCCTGGCCACATAGCCCCTACCCTTCTTAGGGTGGCCCCAGGGACAGGAATGCCGATCCCGAAGAGGCTATGCTCCATGTGAGAGATGGAGCAAAAATTTGCCAACATCCAGAGAGCAAGGAGCCCCCTGGAGCCCCAGAACCAGCTTCCCCCACCAGCAGCCTTTTAGTAATTAGTAAAATAGAATTGCACTGGCCACGGACTGGCCGGTGGCTCAAGCCCTGATCGATCTTGGGTCATTAGGCAAATTGCGGGCCCGGGAAGGGCGGGCTGGATGGGGGCAGGGCGACCCCCATCCTCACCCCCGCCAGCACCTGGGCCAAGTTGAGGATGCTCTCTGGCCTCTGTATTCCCTTGAGGACAATTGGAGTTAGCCCCCTGGAGTGTGCCCCTTGAGGTGCCTCCATACATGCTGGGCTGCCCCAGTCAATGCCCACCCTCTCTGTTCACCGCTGGGCCTGGGAGAAGCCGAGAAGGGCGGTCTCAGGTCGTGCTAACCCGGGGTCTTGCAGTGTCCAGCAAGCGGCAGGGGGAATTGGCTGGGGCTCAGGCTTCCTCCCCGGCCCTGGGGGCCCCCGCCATGACACCCCACGCTCGCTCCAGCTCGGGTCACTACGTCCACCTCCCCTCTTCTAGGACAGGAAAAGTTGCTTGTCCTGGCTGCCCCGCGCAGCTAAAAATATGGGGAGGGGCTGTTATACTCAAAATTTTCCCTTTCCGGGCCTCCCCTTGGCCCCTCCATGCGTCCCAACTGATTCTATGATTTGATCTGTCCCCCacggaaaagaaatgaaagtcacCAGACGCCGCGCTTCCCTCCTTTTTATTAGAGCGAGGTTTTAATAAATAGTGGCGATTCGTGTCCCCCTCCAGTCCTGCCCAAGTCCGAGTTCCAGGTACAGCTCCCCAAACCAGCAGACACCCCAAATCCTGGCCGCGCGCACCTGATTGGGCTCGCGTGCTCCAAGCTGACTCCCGTGCCTTCGTTCGGGCGGGGTCAGAGGACTTTACTTAGATTGGGGGCTGGGGGTAGGATGCCAGACTTTTCTGGCCTGGCGGGGGTCCCAGGCCGGCCGTGCCCGCGGTGTCTGAAGGTTCCACTCTAGGACGATGGGTGCCGGGGACAACCCAGCACCGAACCTGGGGCGCCAAGACGTTAGGGTTTCGCCGCTGGCGGGCAGAACCTCCGAGCCGCCTGCCCGCGGTCGCGGGCGCCCCGTCGCGCTGGCCCGCGGGGTGGATGCTCCCGCGGGCGTGTCGGCGACAGCTGCGCCCGATCGATCCCCGCGCCCGCCCGGGCTCCGTTACCCCCGCCGCGGCATGTGGCTCCATCGAATCCTCATCGCTCCTTGGCCGCGCCGCCCGCCGCGCTCTCTGCAAACACCGCGCTTGTTTGCGCGGGGGCGCTGGGGCTGGGAGTCCGcggcaggcgggggcgggggtcccTGGGGCCGCTCGTCCTCGCCCCCTTCCCCCAGCCGCTCGGCCTTTGCGGGCCGGGAGTTTGAGGCACTGGTAGCGGAGAGAATTCCACCCCTGCCACTACGATTCTGGGTGGGTGTTCGCCGCCAGGCCGGGGCTGGCGCGGGGGACTCCGGGATTGGGGAACTTGAGCCCGCACCGCCTGCCCGCGCTGTGGAAACTGACCCGCAGGGCCTGGGGAATCCCAGGGCGCCCGAGGTCTGCTCGTTCTTCTTCCGTCGCCTCCGCCTACTTTCGCTCTCTCTGCGCACCTGGGATCCGGTACAGATCCCGGAGCCGGGCTGGGGGCCGGAGCCTCCGGACGCCAACGCTGTAAATACGGAGAGGCCCAGTTGGACACGCAGCCAGAAGGGGCTGGGACACCAATACGTCCCCCTTAGGCCCGAACCCTTGGTCTCTGGGCTCCGTCGAGATCACACCCGCCCACTCCTCAACGACCTTTTTAGTGAGGAATTCCTCACTTCCTGTTTCGCAGTTTTCAGTCGGGAAAGTTGCGGCCAGGCCCGGCAGGGCGCGGGCTGCGGCCACGTGGAAGGTTTGGGTCGGGAGCCCCACTACCCAACTCCGATGACTGCGCGGCCCGGGAGCCGCAGGCCGCGGACTTCCCCGGCACAACGAAACCCGCGTCCTGCGCCCGCTCCGGAGGGGCCGAACCACCCCAGCGGCCAAGCTCCGGCCCCAACAGTTGAGCGAGCCCTCCGGTCCTGACCGGACCTGAGCACCTTCTGGCCCTTCCTGGAAGGGACGCTCCTTTGACAATTAAAga comes from the Phacochoerus africanus isolate WHEZ1 chromosome 4, ROS_Pafr_v1, whole genome shotgun sequence genome and includes:
- the ONECUT3 gene encoding one cut domain family member 3; this encodes MELSLESLGGLHGVAHAQAGELLSPSHARSAAAQHRGLVAPGRPGLVAGMASLLDGGSGGGGGAGGAGGSSGAGGGADFRGELAGPLHPAMGMACEAPGLGSTYTTLTPLQHLPPLAAVADKFHQHAAAAAVAGAHGGHPHAHPHPAAAPPPPPPPQRLAASVSGSFTLMRDERAALASVGHLYGPYGKELPAMGSPLSPLPNALPPALHGAPQPPPPPPPPPLAAYGAPGHLAGDKLLPPAAFEPHAALLGRAEDALARGLPGGGGGGGGGSSAGGGSTAGLLAPLGGLAAAGAHGPHAGSGGPGAGGGGPGAGAAAEEINTKEVAQRITAELKRYSIPQAIFAQRILCRSQGTLSDLLRNPKPWSKLKSGRETFRRMWKWLQEPEFQRMSALRLAACKRKEQEQQKERALQPKKQRLVFTDLQRRTLIAIFKENKRPSKEMQVTISQQLGLELNTVSNFFMNARRRCMNRWAEEPGAAPGGPAGASATFSKA